A genomic segment from Nicotiana sylvestris chromosome 1, ASM39365v2, whole genome shotgun sequence encodes:
- the LOC138868484 gene encoding uncharacterized protein: protein MAANISPQPLAVGEQNSNSNEVIPNINNIRTYATSLNHKQSVAPLTKMTLKPFEIVHGIPTIQFSLEEREEFAKEEGLHQAVIIKLSSDALNLQVLRNNLPKIIGIKGNCLLGSLAQRQLLIRCDQYEDYVCCLARSVNYFQHNGKEHQYRVFPWTVGYNPKEETSKAAVWISLPNLSPELFAHKALLSIAAVVGKPIAIDKATQIRSRPSTSRVKVIVDILDTLPEKVRLQYLDAKTGKIVDDYQEIIYDNLSSYCCHCKHQGHEENQCRRLKGKTVQDARVCDETVENEHQIVEKLQGDSRVFLNAKRAGQQLI, encoded by the coding sequence ATGGCAGCAAACATCTCTCCCCAGCCTTTGGCTGTGGGAGAGCAGAATTCAAACTCTAATGAAGTTATTCCAAACATTAACAACATTCGTACATATGCAACAAGTTTGAATCACAAACAATCTGTCGCACCTCTCACAAAAATGACTTTGAAACCTTTTGAAATTGTTCATGGAATCCCTACGATTCAGTTTTCATTGGAGGAacgtgaagaatttgcaaaagaGGAAGGATTACACCAAGCTGTGATCATTAAATTGTCCAGCGACGCACTAAATCTACAGGTTTTAAGGAATAATCTGCCGAAAATCATTGGCATCAAAGGTAATTGCTTGTTAGGTTCATTGGCCCAACGGCAACTCTTAATTCGTTGTGATCAATATGAAGATTATGTGTGTTGTTTAGCGAGATCTGTGAATTACTTTCAACACAATGGAAAAGAGCATCAATATAGAGTTTTTCCATGGACTGTTGGTTACAATCCTAAGGAAGAAACCTCTAAGGCTGCTGTTTGGATTTCGCTGCCGAACTTGTCGCCAGAACTATTTGCACATAAGGCTTTACTGTCTATTGCAGCAGTAGTGGGAAAACCTATTGCAATTGATAAGGCAACTCAAATAAGATCACGTCCTAGCACATCAAGGGTTAAAGTGATTGTGGATATACTGGACACACTTCCTGAAAAGGTTAGGCTTCAATATCTTGATGCTAAAACTGGTAAGATTGTCGATGATTACCAGGAAATTATCTATGATAATTTGTCTTCGTATTGTTGTCATTGTAAGCATCAAGGACATGAAGAAAATCAATGCCGACGCTTAAAAGGAAAGACAGTTCAAGATGCTCGTGTTTGTGATGAAACAGTTGAGAATGAGCATCAAATAGTTGAAAAATTGCAGGGTGATTCAAGAGTGTTTTTGAATGCTAAGAGAGCCGGGCAACAACTTATATAA
- the LOC138868487 gene encoding uncharacterized protein: MVPYQRQQGYPQQNQQQLAYQPPPQQQDNNMVDIRGMLQQLIGTNGKMQEKLVVHDSAIKNIETQLGQLFKALKNRPQGILPADTNINPKEQNLNQLMVVSLRNGRYLDRKQEVSQSSKETTPATPVPLEVDESTELTEVVVEQVQDDKGKVKESEQAAEQVVPLVPQNPKREKPASSAQRVIPAPFPQRLAKQKKEDQYKKFMEILRQIQLNIPLMDALREMLGYAKMMKDLMSRMSHLLFARPPRGDRAKSETAPGYLTWYRRKLEHERPAKRPNILNFAESSQKQWDWLAKERGYRIEISKLKRQVEGLKYKHNVQVTTDLVEKNS; encoded by the exons ATGGTGCCATATCAGAGACAACAGGGCTATCCACAGCAGAACCAACAACAACTGGCATATCAGCCACCTCCTCAGCAACAAGATAACAACATGGTAGACATCAGGGGTATGCTTCAACAACTCATTGGAACAAATGGTAAGATGCAGGAAAAGTTGGTAGTACATGACTCAGCAATAAAGAACATTGAAACTCAATTGGGGCAGCTGTTCAAAGCCTTAAAAAACCGCCCCCAGGGAATATTGCCAGCAGACACAAATATTAACCCCAAGGAGCAAAACCTGAATCAGCTGATGGTAGTAAGCCTCCGGAATGGGCGATATTTAGACAGGAAGCAAGAAGTTTCACAATCCAGCAAAGAGACTACGCCAGCCACTCCAGTTCCATTGGAGGTAGATGAATCAACAGAACTTACTGAAGTAGTGGTTGAACAGGTTCAGGATGATAAGGGTAAGGTTAAGGAGAGTGAACAAGCTGCAGAACAGGTGGTACCTCTTGTGCCACAGAACCCCAAAAGAGAGAAGCCTGCAAGcagtgcacaaagggtgatacctgcaccattccctcagagactggcaaaacaaaagaaggaagatcAATACAAGAAATTCATGGAGATCCTTCGTcaaattcaattgaatattcctcTGATGGATGCTTTGAGGGAGATGCTAGGCTATGCAAAGATGATGAAGGACCTAATGTCACGaatgtcacatctcctttttgcgcgcccgccccgaggg gatcgggccaaaagtgaaacggcgccaggttaccttacATGGTACAGAAGAAAACTtgaacacgaaaggccggctaaaagacccaaCATCCTGAATTTTGCCGAGTCATCACAaaagcaatgggattggttagcaaaggaaagaggctatcgCATCGAAATCAGCAAATTAAAGCGACAAGTCGAAGGTCTAAAATATAAGCACAACGTGCAAGTCACTACTGATCTGGTAGAAAAGAACAGTTGA